Genomic segment of Populus nigra chromosome 14, ddPopNigr1.1, whole genome shotgun sequence:
AGTTATAATAGAATAAATTTTGTTCCTTGATATGGTATGTGATATATCCATCTACGCGTTAGAATTTctcaaaaattgaaaaaaaatatggcagGTTAATGTCAACTTAcctaaatcaactaaaattaatttataatgcaGAAACATCCAATTCATGTTTTTGCTTCTCGTGATTAATTTTGGAATGTTTAACCAGTAACCAGTTGATGCATATTTAATGTATTTGTTATAGTAGCTGGGCTGCATGATTTGCACAACTGTATATGATTGAATTTCATAGAAAGTGAATGCCACTCAACCTGTGGGCAGATAAACTTTCAGTAAAGTAAGCCTGTCCCTATTTTAGGTTAACCCTGTCTCATAGGTTGCTTTTTTCATGCAAGGATACATGGTGGATTGCTGGGCCATTAGGCTTCAGCTTGCACCTGTGCTGCCCACCTTCCTTTTGGTGCTAAGTTGTATCATCTTATATTTTTGTCTCCAAACATTTGTTGATTCTGACTTTCTGTGATTCAAGGAATTGTCCAATTCTATCCTATGGAATGAAATTGACTCTCTCCGGGATGCATCAGTGCAATCGACTTTGGGATCTGAATGGAAAACCTGGAAGCATGAAGCTATGAAGTGGTTCTCAACCTCTCATCCCATAACAAGTGGCGGAGATATGGAGCAGCAGAACTATGATAGTCTCTCCCCAACCATTAGTCTTCAAGCTAGCAGGAAGAGGCCAAAGCTTGAAGTTCGTCGTGCAGAGACACATGCTTCCCAGATGGAGACAAGCAGTCCACTTCAAACTATGACTGTTGAAATTGACTCTGAGTTTTTCAGTAATCGAGACACAGTCAATACTCATACTTTAGAATTAGAGATTTCAAAAGAGGAGGATTCTAGGGAGGTAGCTGCACCTTTAGAATCACCTTGTAGCGTGGCTGATAGAtgggatgaaattgtaattgaagCAGGAAATTCTGAGCTTGAACAGATCAAGGGTGTAGAAATGACTCCTGTTAATGaagttttgggtaaaaaaagcATAGAACATGGGAGTAAGAATCGCCAGTGTACAGCTTTTATTGAATCTAAGGGAAGGCAGTGCGTGAGGTGGGCTAATGATGGTGATGTTTATTGCTGTGTGCATTTGGCCTCTCGTTTTGCCGGAAGCTCCACAAGAGGAGAGGTAAGTCCTCCGGTTCATGGTCCATTGTGTGAAGGTACCACTGTTCTTGGTACTCGATGCAAGCATCGGTCTCTACCAGGTTCTGCATTCTGTAAGAAACACAGACCCTGGCCGGACACAGAGAAGACCTCAACTTTGCCAGAGGATCCCCATAAGAGAAAACATGAAGAGATCTTTCCCAGTTCAGACATCACATATTGCAAAGAGATAAAATTGGCTGGACAAGTTGAAAATCCTCTTCGAATGGAACCTGTCTCAGTCATGGATGGAGATGCCTTTCATGGAAGGAACAGCTTGATCGAGAAGCTTGAGCACCCTGACCATGATTGCAATAACTCTGAGATGCTGCACTGCATTGGCTCAATCTCCCTTGATAGTAGCATCCCTTGTCCTGATAGTCCAAAGCGCTATTCGTTGTACTGTGATAAACACATTCCTAGTTGGCTCAAGCGTGCTAGAAATGGTAGAAGTAGGATAATATCAAAAGAAGTGTTTATAGATCTTTTGAAGGACTGTAGCTCATCACAACAGAAATTGCATTTACATCAAGCATGTGAGCTTTTCTACAagattttcaaaagtattttctcTCTAAGAAACCCTGTTCCTATGGATGTTCAACTTCAGTGGGCCCTCTCTGAAGCTTCTAAAGATTTTAACGTTGGGGAACTCTTgttgaagttggttttaactgaAAAGGAGAGACTCAGAAAGTTATGGGGCTTCGCCGTGGAGGAAGATATAAAAGTTTCCTCCTCTGTCATAGAAGAACCAGCAGTTTTGCCATTGGCTATTGATGGTAGCCAAGATGATGAAAAATCTATTAGGTGCAAAATTTGCTCGAAAGAGTTTCTCGATGATAAAGAGCTTGGCAACCATTGGATGGACAATCATAAAAAGGAAGCACAGTGGCATTTCAGAGGTCATGCTTGTGCCATCTGCCTGGATTCTTTTACTAACAGAAAAGGTTTGGAAACCCATGTGCAGGAGAGACACCATGTGGAATTTGTTGAACAATGCATGCTTCTACGGTGCATTCCTTGTGGCAGCCACTTTGGGAATACTGAGCAGTTGTGGTTGCATGTCCTCTCTGTGCACCCTGCTGATTTTAGGCTGTCAAAAGGTGATCAGCAGCTTCATCTGTCCATGGGTGAGGAGAAAGAGGAATCTCTGCAGAAACTCGAGCTACAAAATGCAGCACCAGTGGTAAATAACTCTGACAATTTAGGTGGTGTCAGAAAGTACATTTGCAAGTTCTGTGGCCTGAAGTTTGATTTGCTGCCTGATCTTGGCCGCCACCACCAGGCTGCTCATATGGGACCAAATCTATTCAGCTCTCGCCCCCCAAAGAGAGGTGTTCGGTATTATGCATATAGATTAAAATCTGGAAGACTTAGCCGCCCTAGATTTAAGAAAGGTCTGGGGGCACCATATAGCAGCATCAGGAACAGTGTGACTGCTGGTCTGAAGAAACGTATCCAGGCATCAAAGTCACTTAGCAGTGAGGGACTAAGCATACAGTCTAATTTAACTGAGGCAGGTACTCTTGGTAGACTAGCAGAATCTCAAAGCTCAGAGGTCGCAAAGATATTGTTTTCTGAGGTTCAGAAAACAAAACCTCGGCCTAATAACCTTGATATCTTAGCTATTGCACGCTCTGCTTGCTGCAAGGTGAGCCTAAAAGCATCACTGGAGGGGAAATATGGAGTGTTGCCAGAGcgtttttatttgaaagcagCCAAGCTCTGCAGTGAGCATAACATTCAGGTACAGTGGCACCAAGAGGAGTTTATCTGTTCCAGAGGATGTAAGAGTTTCAAGGACCCAGGATTATTCTCTCCTTTGATGTTTCTTCCAAACGGTTTAATAAGTAAAGAAATTACACATTCATCTGATCATGTAAACAGTGAGTGGGAAGTGGACGAGTGCCACTATGTTATTGATGTGCATGATGTGAGAGAAGGGCCTAAGCAAAAGGCTACTGTCTTGTGTAATGACATAAGCTTTGGGAAGGAAACGATACCAGTGGCATGTGTTGTAGATGAAGATCCCCTGGATTCTCTCTATGTCTTGGCAGATGGTTCTGATGGTCAAATCAGTAATTTCCCCAGGCCCTGGGAAACTTTTACTTATGTAACAGGGCCATTGCTTGATCAATCTGATAGTCTGGACATTGAGGTATCTTTTGGTtggttatctatttttttaattttaaattcaatttgattttgattatggCCAAGTGTATGAATGTGGAATGCACTTGGTTGTTCTCCTACCTTGGAGATGATTGAACCCTAGTTGGCTACTGAGGACActgcaattcaaaatataaaacacataCACTCAGACATGCATACACATAAAGATTGagaggaaaggaagaaaaacactTTGCAAATATGCTCATGCATGTCATATAATATCCATATAATTTTGGAAATGGATTTATGTATTAAACGCACTGCCTTTTTTCTGTTCCCTCAACACCATCCTTTTTTATGTAGAGTTTGCAATTGGGGTGTTCTTGCCATTATCCAATGTGCTGTCCTGAAACTTGTGATCATGTTTATCTCTTTGACAATGACTATGAAGATGCGAGAGACATATATGGGAATTCCATGCTTGGCAGATTCCCATATGATGATAAAGGGCGGATTGTTTTGGAGGtaattctattttctttttactgtTGCAAATAGTTACTAACTACCACTCCAATGTTGATGCTCTTTTGATAGCTAAGAATGTATGATTGACTAGCTGCATATGGAATAGCTTCCTCATTCCTTGAACTTTCTATTTTCATGCAAGATTTTTTATTGGCCTGCTGCTTTCAAGAGTAGAGTATGGTGACTGATATATGCTATTGTTTCTCCCTTTTATATCACTTGCCAATTTGATTCTGTATTCTGCATGTTTAATTTCTGTGCACAAGCTCTATTTGACAAGCTGATATGGCCTTTTATtttggctctctctctctctctctgcctcTGTGTGTGAGGCATACATGTTTTACTGGTGAGACTTGCATTTTAAACATTTCTTGCAAAATCGTGCAGGAGGGTTACCTTGTTTATGAGTGTAATAGCATGTGCAGCTGCAATAAAACTTGCCCGAACAGAGTTTTGCAGAATGGAATACGAGTGAAATTGGAAGTCTTCAAAACAGATAATAAGGTAACAAACCTTCCCAATTAGAGTTTTGCTTTCAATTGTTCACTGTTTCTATAGTGCCATATTAACTTCTGTCTTTGCTGAAATACAGGGTTGGGCAGTCAGGGCAGGTGAACCAATCCTACGTGGTACATTTATATGTGAGTACATTGGGGAGGTTTTAGATGAACAGGAGGCAAACGATAGACGTGACAGGTTATCAACTTTGGAAGATGCAATTTTggctctttttttgttttcttgttatgTTTTGAATGTGCTTTGTTTGGCTTTTAGGTATGGTAAAGAAGGTTGCAGCTATATGTACAAAATTGATGCTCATACCAATGATATGAGCAGAATGGTTGAAGGACAGTCCCATTATTTTATTGATGCCACAAAGTATGGGAATGTTTCACGGTTCATCAACCACAGGTAGGGAAAGTTAGTTATATTCCTTGCAGTAGTCTTCTCTATGGTTCGAGAAATTTGCTTCTTGTATGCAAATGTATCAATTATCAATCTGAACCAATCAAAATCGCCCCATGCTTGATTTAACTACTTGATTTTCTGTAAGGTGAAGATGTTGGCTAGGTTTAATGCTGCCTTTCTTTAGATGTTTCAGGCGTTAGCTTGATGCCTTGATGTTATATGGATTTAGATTTGATGATTGCTGTATGTATGCACTTACATACATTTATAAGCTTGAGTTCTGTTCATATGAAAAAAGGCAATACCAAATTATCAATGCCttcaaaaaatttcataattcaaaTGATGTCTCTGTGATATGATAATACGTAGGTTAATGTTATCTTTAACGGATGAAAATGTTAATAATTGATTGCTAAAGTAGATTGCTAGTTATATAGAAGAGAAGCAGAAGAACAGCTAAGATCTAACATATGAGAAACATCAAGCAACTCCAGAAGGTAGTTCTTAAAAGACCTGATTGACTTTGTCGAATCAGGGAACCAAGGGGGACCATTCATGGCCTTTATCTCATGCAGTAGCTAACTGTTTGGCCAGAACTGCAAACCAGTGAACCTGATACCTTGTTGATTTATACAacgaatttttttattgaaccagtaaacaaaatattaaaaagaatttttatagAGGGCGCCGCCTTTGAAGTATAGCTAGacattttgttatatttaagtGACGGTTAGCAACATCCTAATGATTGCACAAGGACATCTCTATAGCctctttttttctagtttgatgGTGGGATGGTTTTAAGATTCTGCGAGAAGGGAAAAAAGGAGGTGATAATTTCATAATAGCCATAAAACACATTACCATTCACCTGCTTCTCCTTTTTAAGGAGTGGGGTCAATTCACAACATGCTCATCAAAGTTAGAAGCCTTAGCTATTGGCTTATATTTTAACGTATAAACTTTCAAATGCATCAAGATATGAAGAGAGTGTGTTATCCTATATTTTAAGGGAAGAAAAGCCTCGAGAGTGAGGTAGATGATGGAACAGGGTTTGGTAGTTGATTAGTTGTCTCCAGTCTTTTCTGGCCTTTTAATTTATCTGCATGAGGCTGTGCTTGTTGATTTACACTGGACATGTGTTTATGTTGGCAGCTGCATGCCAAATCTTGCAAACCACCAAGTTCTGGTCAACAGCATGGATTCTCAGCGTGCTCATATTGGTCTTTATGCAAGTCGGGATGTAAGTACTCTCCTTATTCCTTCTTGAATATCAATTATTGTACACGAGGAGGATCTATATgcgtttttctaaaatttttatatgaaacttTTAAGAACATTGACTTTCTTATTAGTTCAAGGGAAGGGTATTTTGTGGGATGCTTTCTGGGCTCTTTGCCCATTCATGGTGCCTGATGTAGTTGGTATTTATCTTTATGTCGATGTAGTTCAAGGCATActgcatctattttttattgaacttattGATCCGGTACTGTGTTCGGGTAGATTATTAGtacatttcattttatttggtTAACCATATCATGTGCAGATATCTTTTGGTGAAGAGCTGACATACAACTATCGGTATGAGCTGCTGCCTGGAGAAGGCTATCCTTGCCATTGTGGAGCTTCCAAGTGCCGAGGCCGCCTCTATTAAATCCTAAATAATATCCTGCCCTACCCTGCTTGAAATAATGGGATGTGGAGATCCTGACATGAGAATCAGATTCGGATCTGTTCAAGGATATTATTCCTTGCTGGCATTTATTGGCTGATCAAATCATAAGCAGGTTGAGTGGATTTGGCGTCAAGCTGACAAGATATTGGCCAGTCCCGAGCAATGGAGGCAGAGGCCTACGGTCCTTGGAGCTACAATCATCTTcgtgatgaattttttttcctagttgcCCCGGCAAGTAGCTAGTGTTTATTCTCATTTATTGATACACTTTCATCCATAAAAGAGGACGTCCGTAATTGTATCTTGGCTTGTTTGCTAGTAATGGAGTTTAGTGCATAGTGTAGAAGGTTTTAGCCCCCCCTCCCCCGTTTTAAGATTGTAGGTACATGTGCTCTCCTGTTGTAGCTATTTTTTCATGCTAATACATAAATTACTAGTTTTCAAATAATGCTCCATAACCATGCTTACCAAGTTTCCGCATAATCGAGGTGTAAGTGTTACTGGAGAAACTAAGCTTCTGGAAAACATGTAATGTAACCATCGAATGCTCCTGGTTTTCCCAGCACATTTTGGTTTGCATGCGCTGGGATGGCTTGcattgaaaatgaattaaaagtCATTGCTACTCGTTGCAGGTGAAATCTGGGTTTCTCTGTTATCCGTATGAATCAACAGGGGCTCTAGCGAAGTCTTCCATGTGATGTCAAAGCTTTACAGGGATCAGTCCAGTACCAATTTTGAGagataaatttgtaatttgcaaggtttttttattggaaggtTCAGTTTCATCTTTTCTTCCCTCTCCCATTTATTTCCCTAGCATCTATAATTATTCATGCGTAAGAGCATCTtcaatgtaaaatattaaattaaaaagttaaaatgataaaatagttttttaaatagtataaatatggtttttttgaTTATGTACATTTTAATggtaaaaagatatttaaaaaagctaattatattttaatatatttcatattaaattaattttaatataattatataactaatttagatattttatatataatataattatgatgttattgattatataattaatatgagtaatttataaaagtaatataaaattaatgaagtaatatgaaagttaaaagatataatttaaaattaaatttaaaatttatttatatgaatatttttaattttcagttttatatattactgttaaaaatttaattttttaaaagtaaattcaaattcaaactttgaaaaaaatcgccaatattttaaattttgattttcaattatttttataaaaaattcaagttttgaaaaaatgaccgccaacattttaaattttaaaattttaaatttttaaaaaatgaccgccaacattttaaattttaaaatttcaatttttgaaaaaataactgtCAACATtctaagatttcaaaatttaaaaaaataatcaatttataaatattctcatatatcttaacattttttctcatcattttttctctcaaatctttattatatttcattaaaattcatcatgaatcattctaatttttatttttatgatgcttttgattttgatgatgacacTCCTGTGTTCGCTTTTCAAGTTGCTACCGCTATGGTTGCTGAAGAAGAATCGAATAATTAAGGGCGGAGAACAGGGTATCATGGCTCTATTTTTTGTCACAATATTGTCAATCGTAATATAAAGGAAGGTGAGTTAAggttatataatgattattttgctgAAAATCCTAAATTCATTGAAAGTCAATTTCGAAGAAGATTTATGATGATTCATCGTCTTTTTCTACGGATCGCAAATGCAGTGGAAACTCATAATCCATATTTCAAACAAAGGACAAATGCTCTTGGTGTTCTTGGTTTATCTTGTCTTCAAAAGGTAACTGCAACTTACAGAATACTTGCATATGGTATTCCTACAGATCTTACTGATGAATATcttcaaattgaagaaaacacTGCGATAGATAGTCTTAGAGCTTTCGTTAAAGCAATCGTAGAAGTTTTTGGTGATTGGTATCTAAGGGCATCAAACGAGGCCGAATTTGTCGATTATTATCAATTGGAGAGCAACGTGGATTTCCAGGGATGTTAGGGAGCATTGACTGAATGCATTGGAAATGAGAGAAATGCCCAATTGCATTACATGAGATGTATACTGGTCATTATCGTGAACTAACTATAATTCTAGAGGCAGTGGCTTCACAAGATCTTTGGATATGACATGCCTTTTTTGGAATGCCTGgatcattaaatgatattaatgttcTTGATCAGTCACCTATCTTCGCTGCACTTGCTGAAGGTCGTACTGCTCCTatcaattatacaattaatggACATGAATATACAATGGAATACTATTTAGCAGATGAGATTTATCCTAATTGTTAAGACAATCCCA
This window contains:
- the LOC133672705 gene encoding histone-lysine N-methyltransferase SUVR5-like isoform X1, with protein sequence MDVIPCNGVQYVGESDCALQSSGTDFTYDGDSSNFKRVEQVEMNDGRVNDLLQHVEESRTERQSEGQWTVDKLSISKGGASYSDFQVESQRLSCDSQDFEEDGINVQDYCTEPCTASENSNLIIDTIESEPNDCKYGEPSLSEPQWLEHDESVALWVKWRGKWQAGIRCARADWPLSTLRAKPTHDRKQYFVIFFPHTRNYSWADMMLVQPINEFPEPIAYRTHKIGLKLVKDLSVARRFIMKKLAVAMLNIVDQFHSEALIDTAHDVMVWKEFAMEASRCTGYSDLGRMLLKLQNMISQRYINSDWLQDSFQSWVQQCQVACSAESVELLREELSNSILWNEIDSLRDASVQSTLGSEWKTWKHEAMKWFSTSHPITSGGDMEQQNYDSLSPTISLQASRKRPKLEVRRAETHASQMETSSPLQTMTVEIDSEFFSNRDTVNTHTLELEISKEEDSREVAAPLESPCSVADRWDEIVIEAGNSELEQIKGVEMTPVNEVLGKKSIEHGSKNRQCTAFIESKGRQCVRWANDGDVYCCVHLASRFAGSSTRGEVSPPVHGPLCEGTTVLGTRCKHRSLPGSAFCKKHRPWPDTEKTSTLPEDPHKRKHEEIFPSSDITYCKEIKLAGQVENPLRMEPVSVMDGDAFHGRNSLIEKLEHPDHDCNNSEMLHCIGSISLDSSIPCPDSPKRYSLYCDKHIPSWLKRARNGRSRIISKEVFIDLLKDCSSSQQKLHLHQACELFYKIFKSIFSLRNPVPMDVQLQWALSEASKDFNVGELLLKLVLTEKERLRKLWGFAVEEDIKVSSSVIEEPAVLPLAIDGSQDDEKSIRCKICSKEFLDDKELGNHWMDNHKKEAQWHFRGHACAICLDSFTNRKGLETHVQERHHVEFVEQCMLLRCIPCGSHFGNTEQLWLHVLSVHPADFRLSKGDQQLHLSMGEEKEESLQKLELQNAAPVVNNSDNLGGVRKYICKFCGLKFDLLPDLGRHHQAAHMGPNLFSSRPPKRGVRYYAYRLKSGRLSRPRFKKGLGAPYSSIRNSVTAGLKKRIQASKSLSSEGLSIQSNLTEAGTLGRLAESQSSEVAKILFSEVQKTKPRPNNLDILAIARSACCKVSLKASLEGKYGVLPERFYLKAAKLCSEHNIQVQWHQEEFICSRGCKSFKDPGLFSPLMFLPNGLISKEITHSSDHVNSEWEVDECHYVIDVHDVREGPKQKATVLCNDISFGKETIPVACVVDEDPLDSLYVLADGSDGQISNFPRPWETFTYVTGPLLDQSDSLDIESLQLGCSCHYPMCCPETCDHVYLFDNDYEDARDIYGNSMLGRFPYDDKGRIVLEEGYLVYECNSMCSCNKTCPNRVLQNGIRVKLEVFKTDNKGWAVRAGEPILRGTFICEYIGEVLDEQEANDRRDRYGKEGCSYMYKIDAHTNDMSRMVEGQSHYFIDATKYGNVSRFINHSCMPNLANHQVLVNSMDSQRAHIGLYASRDISFGEELTYNYRYELLPGEGYPCHCGASKCRGRLY
- the LOC133672705 gene encoding histone-lysine N-methyltransferase SUVR5-like isoform X2, whose product is MMLVQPINEFPEPIAYRTHKIGLKLVKDLSVARRFIMKKLAVAMLNIVDQFHSEALIDTAHDVMVWKEFAMEASRCTGYSDLGRMLLKLQNMISQRYINSDWLQDSFQSWVQQCQVACSAESVELLREELSNSILWNEIDSLRDASVQSTLGSEWKTWKHEAMKWFSTSHPITSGGDMEQQNYDSLSPTISLQASRKRPKLEVRRAETHASQMETSSPLQTMTVEIDSEFFSNRDTVNTHTLELEISKEEDSREVAAPLESPCSVADRWDEIVIEAGNSELEQIKGVEMTPVNEVLGKKSIEHGSKNRQCTAFIESKGRQCVRWANDGDVYCCVHLASRFAGSSTRGEVSPPVHGPLCEGTTVLGTRCKHRSLPGSAFCKKHRPWPDTEKTSTLPEDPHKRKHEEIFPSSDITYCKEIKLAGQVENPLRMEPVSVMDGDAFHGRNSLIEKLEHPDHDCNNSEMLHCIGSISLDSSIPCPDSPKRYSLYCDKHIPSWLKRARNGRSRIISKEVFIDLLKDCSSSQQKLHLHQACELFYKIFKSIFSLRNPVPMDVQLQWALSEASKDFNVGELLLKLVLTEKERLRKLWGFAVEEDIKVSSSVIEEPAVLPLAIDGSQDDEKSIRCKICSKEFLDDKELGNHWMDNHKKEAQWHFRGHACAICLDSFTNRKGLETHVQERHHVEFVEQCMLLRCIPCGSHFGNTEQLWLHVLSVHPADFRLSKGDQQLHLSMGEEKEESLQKLELQNAAPVVNNSDNLGGVRKYICKFCGLKFDLLPDLGRHHQAAHMGPNLFSSRPPKRGVRYYAYRLKSGRLSRPRFKKGLGAPYSSIRNSVTAGLKKRIQASKSLSSEGLSIQSNLTEAGTLGRLAESQSSEVAKILFSEVQKTKPRPNNLDILAIARSACCKVSLKASLEGKYGVLPERFYLKAAKLCSEHNIQVQWHQEEFICSRGCKSFKDPGLFSPLMFLPNGLISKEITHSSDHVNSEWEVDECHYVIDVHDVREGPKQKATVLCNDISFGKETIPVACVVDEDPLDSLYVLADGSDGQISNFPRPWETFTYVTGPLLDQSDSLDIESLQLGCSCHYPMCCPETCDHVYLFDNDYEDARDIYGNSMLGRFPYDDKGRIVLEEGYLVYECNSMCSCNKTCPNRVLQNGIRVKLEVFKTDNKGWAVRAGEPILRGTFICEYIGEVLDEQEANDRRDRYGKEGCSYMYKIDAHTNDMSRMVEGQSHYFIDATKYGNVSRFINHSCMPNLANHQVLVNSMDSQRAHIGLYASRDISFGEELTYNYRYELLPGEGYPCHCGASKCRGRLY